Proteins from a genomic interval of Cyanobium sp. AMD-g:
- a CDS encoding heat-inducible transcriptional repressor HrcA, whose product MDTLPRRQQEVLRATVRHYVDTVEPVGSSTLVRRFGLPASPATVRTAMGALEQRGLLTQPHTSAGRIPSQRGYRLYVDQLLPAPGAAALQLERELAGISLQWAALDDLLLHLARRLADLTGLLSLITRPQRPSPLLQAVRLVPSGDRLLVFLVQGPDFSTSLNLRLGAGLEEELPILERWSNQQLRANGDGRIPWERLPAELRRSGGLLRQALDSHSRIRSEELDAVVAAGLGGLLAQPEFSHSSSLLPVVQLVEHGPRTLLGLTGDPAAIASDAIWIGTEHPHAALGQCSVVQATYRTGHGGRGQVALVGPMRMAYATARAAVQSVASILERLLS is encoded by the coding sequence TTGGACACGCTGCCGCGCCGACAACAGGAGGTCCTACGGGCCACGGTGCGGCACTACGTGGACACCGTCGAGCCCGTGGGCAGCAGCACGCTGGTGCGTCGCTTTGGGCTGCCCGCCAGCCCCGCCACCGTGCGCACGGCCATGGGGGCCCTGGAACAACGCGGCCTGCTGACCCAGCCCCACACCTCCGCCGGCCGGATCCCCAGCCAGCGGGGCTACCGCCTCTACGTCGATCAGTTGTTGCCGGCCCCGGGGGCCGCCGCCCTGCAGCTGGAGCGGGAGCTGGCCGGAATCAGCCTGCAGTGGGCCGCCCTGGATGACCTGCTGCTGCACCTGGCCCGCCGCCTGGCCGACCTGACCGGCCTGCTCAGCCTGATCACCCGACCCCAGCGCCCCAGTCCTCTGTTGCAGGCGGTGCGGCTGGTGCCCAGCGGCGACCGCCTCCTGGTGTTCCTCGTCCAGGGACCCGACTTCAGCACCAGCCTGAACCTGCGCCTTGGCGCCGGCCTGGAGGAGGAGCTGCCGATCCTGGAGCGCTGGAGCAACCAACAGCTCCGCGCCAACGGCGACGGGCGTATCCCCTGGGAGCGACTGCCAGCCGAATTGCGCCGCAGCGGCGGCCTGCTGCGCCAGGCCCTCGACAGCCACAGCCGCATCCGCAGCGAGGAGCTCGACGCCGTAGTGGCGGCGGGCCTGGGGGGTCTGCTGGCCCAGCCGGAATTCAGCCACAGTTCCAGCCTGCTTCCGGTGGTGCAGCTGGTGGAGCATGGCCCCCGCACCCTGCTGGGGCTCACCGGCGACCCCGCCGCCATCGCCAGCGATGCGATCTGGATCGGCACAGAACACCCCCACGCCGCCCTCGGCCAATGCTCGGTGGTCCAGGCCACCTACCGCACGGGCCACGGCGGCC
- a CDS encoding rhodanese-like domain-containing protein encodes MDETTRPGTPRTLTAAELQRRLEAGEPLRIVDVREDGELALARLPLEVLHLPLSRHREWLPDLESRLDRQQPLVVLCHAGIRSWDFGCWLIQERGFGEVWNLKGGIDAWSREVDPQVPRY; translated from the coding sequence ATGGACGAGACGACCCGCCCGGGGACCCCCCGGACGCTCACCGCCGCGGAGCTGCAACGGCGCCTCGAGGCCGGCGAGCCGCTCCGGATCGTGGATGTGCGCGAGGACGGAGAACTGGCCCTGGCCAGGTTGCCGCTTGAGGTGCTGCATCTGCCCCTGAGCCGCCACCGGGAGTGGCTGCCGGATCTCGAGAGCCGGCTCGACCGGCAGCAGCCGCTGGTGGTGCTCTGCCATGCCGGCATCCGCAGCTGGGACTTCGGCTGCTGGCTGATCCAGGAACGGGGCTTTGGGGAGGTCTGGAATCTGAAGGGGGGCATCGACGCCTGGAGCCGGGAGGTGGATCCCCAGGTTCCCCGTTACTGA
- a CDS encoding DUF3352 domain-containing protein gives MKARPFLAVLLALVLVVFGLGLGGWWLVWQRSALRLQRLPLVVPRAARFVPRDAPLSFHLFSDGDQPLDYARAVAPPRQRRQAAAAVGRLRDGAFAAAGLDYETELRSWLVAPVGLALFGADAGAAAGGPKGGWLLALGSRDDDGARQFLQRFWQTRSLAGTDLQISTYRGMGLISGRGALLGRTPMPLATALVDDDLVLIASGRGVLEQALDVSQIPELNQAGQASFQEGLRRLGTGAALLQASPEALERWLGLPLPAPANQRPGGLLLALRPDGQSLRLSALLGLPAEISLPEIGADAGLGQALLAALQRPAASLALVQDPATLATIPLLQPLLARLVGAADAAGPVPALVAGSDGGPLLAAASGDRWLLGTAADRPEPSVLEAALAADGLIAAPLEVDGHPLLAWTRLQASPGRRDGRSEQLQAPLLGWRWQRGDQAWWGESLGQLESLDGPQKGGAGRLQGQLAALAVPEACLQWALDGPRARDLLSAWRPWQRLTALAGGPLIEPVTGLALALEGEPGLLAVEARLDFGAA, from the coding sequence ATGAAGGCCCGCCCATTCCTGGCGGTGCTGCTGGCCCTGGTGCTGGTGGTGTTCGGACTGGGGCTCGGTGGCTGGTGGCTGGTGTGGCAGCGCAGTGCCCTGCGGTTGCAGCGCCTGCCGCTCGTGGTGCCGCGTGCCGCCCGGTTCGTGCCTCGGGATGCTCCCCTCAGCTTCCATCTGTTCAGCGACGGCGACCAGCCCCTGGACTACGCCCGTGCCGTTGCCCCGCCCCGCCAGCGGCGCCAGGCGGCGGCCGCGGTCGGCCGGCTGCGCGACGGGGCCTTCGCCGCGGCGGGTCTGGACTACGAAACGGAACTGCGCTCCTGGCTGGTGGCACCCGTGGGTCTGGCCCTGTTCGGGGCGGACGCCGGCGCCGCCGCAGGGGGCCCAAAGGGCGGCTGGCTGCTGGCCCTGGGCAGCCGCGATGACGACGGCGCCCGCCAGTTTCTGCAGCGCTTCTGGCAGACCCGCAGCCTGGCGGGCACGGATCTCCAGATCAGCACCTACCGGGGCATGGGTCTGATCAGCGGCCGGGGGGCCCTGCTGGGCCGCACACCGATGCCGCTGGCCACGGCTCTGGTGGATGACGACCTTGTCCTGATCGCCTCGGGGCGGGGTGTGCTGGAGCAGGCGCTGGATGTGTCCCAGATCCCTGAGCTCAACCAGGCCGGCCAGGCGTCCTTCCAGGAGGGTCTGCGGCGACTCGGCACCGGCGCCGCCCTGCTCCAGGCTTCCCCCGAAGCCCTGGAGCGCTGGCTGGGGCTGCCGCTGCCCGCCCCTGCCAACCAGCGGCCCGGTGGTCTGCTGCTGGCCCTGCGACCCGACGGCCAAAGCCTGCGACTGTCCGCCCTGCTTGGGCTGCCGGCGGAGATCTCCCTGCCGGAGATCGGCGCCGACGCCGGCCTGGGCCAGGCCCTGCTGGCCGCCCTGCAGCGTCCCGCCGCCAGCCTCGCCCTGGTGCAGGATCCCGCCACCCTCGCCACGATCCCGTTGCTGCAGCCGCTGCTTGCGCGCCTGGTGGGGGCGGCGGATGCCGCGGGTCCGGTGCCCGCCCTGGTGGCGGGATCCGACGGGGGACCGCTGCTGGCGGCCGCCAGCGGCGATCGCTGGTTGCTGGGTACGGCGGCGGACCGGCCGGAGCCCTCGGTGCTGGAGGCGGCCCTGGCGGCCGATGGCCTGATCGCCGCCCCCCTCGAGGTTGACGGCCACCCGCTGCTGGCCTGGACCCGGCTGCAGGCCAGCCCGGGCCGCCGCGACGGCAGGTCGGAGCAGTTGCAGGCCCCCCTGCTGGGCTGGCGCTGGCAGCGGGGCGACCAGGCCTGGTGGGGGGAGTCACTCGGCCAGTTGGAGAGTCTGGATGGGCCGCAGAAAGGGGGGGCTGGCCGTCTGCAGGGGCAGTTGGCGGCGCTTGCCGTTCCGGAGGCCTGCCTGCAATGGGCCCTGGATGGGCCGCGGGCCCGTGACCTGCTGTCGGCCTGGAGGCCCTGGCAACGCCTCACCGCCCTGGCCGGGGGGCCGCTCATTGAGCCGGTCACCGGCCTGGCCCTGGCGCTGGAGGGAGAGCCCGGTCTCCTGGCGGTGGAAGCACGCCTCGACTTCGGAGCCGCCTGA
- a CDS encoding histidine phosphatase family protein produces the protein MAPPVWELLLLRHGIAEERSPARVDAGRELTAAGRARTRAVLERAVRLGLGADRLYSSPLARAWQTAEIARIVGLAPAIELAQALEPGGDPLPLLPAWFNQGDEAASCRLLLVGHEPDLGLLASRLIGAPPGAIALRKAGLALLRLPAVEVGASLAGLARLEWLVRPRLWLPRP, from the coding sequence ATGGCACCACCCGTCTGGGAGCTGCTCCTGCTGCGCCACGGCATCGCCGAGGAGCGCAGCCCCGCACGGGTCGATGCGGGGCGGGAGCTCACCGCCGCTGGCCGGGCCCGCACCCGGGCGGTGCTGGAGCGGGCCGTCCGCCTGGGTCTGGGGGCGGATCGTCTGTACTCCAGCCCCCTGGCCCGGGCCTGGCAAACCGCCGAGATCGCCCGGATCGTCGGTCTGGCCCCCGCCATCGAGCTGGCCCAGGCCCTTGAGCCCGGCGGGGATCCCCTGCCCCTGCTGCCGGCCTGGTTCAACCAGGGCGATGAAGCGGCATCCTGCCGGCTGCTCCTGGTGGGCCATGAGCCGGATCTGGGGCTGCTGGCGTCCCGCCTCATCGGGGCGCCGCCCGGCGCCATCGCCCTGCGCAAGGCGGGTCTGGCCCTGCTGCGTCTCCCCGCCGTTGAGGTCGGCGCTTCGCTGGCCGGCTTGGCCCGTCTGGAGTGGCTGGTGCGCCCCAGGCTCTGGCTGCCCCGCCCCTGA
- a CDS encoding citrate synthase translates to MAAASTPEANDPQGTPPSPSAPAPPTFRPGLEGVPATQSAICDIEGQRGLLTYRGYPIEQLANQSSFLETAYLLIWGELPTIFQLREFEQEVQMHRRLSFRIRDMMKCFPATGHPMDALQASAASLGLFYSRRALYDPQYIVDAVVRLIAKIPTMVAAFQLIRKGQDPIQPRDDLAYSANFLYMLTEREPDPLAARIFDACLILHAEHSLNASTFSARVTASTLTDPYAVVASAVGTLAGPLHGGANEDVLDMLDQIGSIDQVEPWLDRAIAQKQKIMGFGHREYRVKDPRAVILQGLAEELFQRFGHDAMYDVALKLEEVAERRLGPKGIFPNVDFYSGLVYRKLGIPRDLFTPIFAIARTAGWLAHWKEQLGANRIYRPSQLYTGPAQRGWLPLESRPVPG, encoded by the coding sequence ATGGCGGCGGCGAGCACCCCAGAGGCGAACGACCCTCAGGGCACCCCTCCCTCGCCTTCGGCGCCGGCGCCCCCCACCTTCCGCCCCGGGCTCGAAGGGGTGCCGGCCACCCAGTCCGCCATCTGCGACATCGAGGGGCAACGGGGCCTTCTCACCTACCGGGGCTACCCCATCGAGCAGCTCGCCAACCAGAGCAGCTTCCTCGAAACCGCCTACCTGCTGATCTGGGGCGAGTTGCCGACGATCTTCCAGTTGCGGGAGTTCGAGCAGGAGGTGCAGATGCACCGGCGGCTCAGCTTCCGCATCCGGGACATGATGAAGTGCTTCCCGGCCACGGGCCATCCGATGGATGCCCTGCAGGCCAGTGCGGCGTCCCTGGGGCTCTTCTATTCACGGCGTGCCCTCTACGACCCGCAGTACATCGTTGATGCGGTGGTGCGGCTGATTGCCAAGATCCCCACGATGGTGGCGGCGTTCCAGCTGATCCGGAAGGGTCAGGATCCGATCCAGCCCCGGGACGACCTCGCCTACTCGGCCAACTTCCTCTACATGCTCACGGAGCGGGAGCCCGATCCCCTGGCGGCCCGGATCTTCGATGCCTGTCTGATCCTGCACGCCGAGCACAGCCTCAACGCCAGCACCTTCAGTGCCCGGGTCACCGCCAGCACCCTCACCGACCCCTACGCCGTGGTGGCCTCTGCCGTGGGGACCCTGGCCGGGCCCCTGCATGGTGGTGCCAACGAGGACGTGCTGGACATGCTCGACCAGATCGGCAGCATCGATCAGGTGGAGCCCTGGCTCGATCGAGCCATCGCCCAGAAGCAGAAGATCATGGGCTTCGGCCATCGCGAGTACCGGGTCAAGGACCCGCGGGCCGTGATCCTGCAGGGCCTGGCCGAGGAGCTTTTCCAGCGCTTTGGCCATGACGCCATGTACGACGTGGCCCTCAAGCTCGAGGAAGTGGCGGAGCGGCGCCTCGGGCCGAAGGGCATCTTCCCGAACGTTGACTTCTATTCAGGGCTGGTTTACCGAAAGCTCGGTATTCCCCGCGACCTGTTCACCCCCATCTTCGCCATCGCCCGTACGGCAGGATGGCTGGCCCACTGGAAGGAACAACTGGGTGCCAACCGCATCTACCGTCCCTCGCAGCTCTACACCGGTCCCGCCCAACGGGGCTGGCTGCCACTGGAAAGCCGTCCGGTTCCTGGCTGA
- the nuoH gene encoding NADH-quinone oxidoreductase subunit NuoH → MLSTGLLGATVTPPGAPPGLDLQSSFIDLAEAMGLTAGAARLLWLPLPMVLVLVGAVVGVLVSVWLERKISAAVQQRIGPEYAGALGVLQPLADGLKLVFKEDIIPARADSVLFSLGPVLVVVPVILSWLVVPFGQNLLISNVGVGIFLWIALSSIQPIGLLMSGYSSNNKYSLLGGLRAAAQSISYEIPLALAVLAVVMMSNSLSTVDIVAQQTGAGILSWNIWRQPVGFVIFWICALAECERLPFDLPEAEEELVAGYQTEYSGMKFALFYLGSYINLVLSALLVSVLYLGGWSFPVPVEWITGWLGVSPDAPLVQVITGSIGIVSTILKAYLLVFFAILLRWTTPRVRIDQLLDLGWKFLLPIALVNLLVTAGLKLAFPVAFGG, encoded by the coding sequence ATGCTGTCCACTGGCCTGCTGGGTGCCACCGTTACGCCCCCTGGTGCTCCCCCTGGTCTCGATCTCCAGTCGAGCTTCATCGACCTGGCCGAGGCCATGGGCCTCACTGCAGGTGCCGCTCGCCTGCTCTGGCTGCCACTGCCGATGGTGCTGGTGCTCGTGGGGGCCGTGGTCGGTGTCCTGGTCAGCGTCTGGCTGGAGCGGAAGATCTCCGCGGCGGTGCAACAGCGCATTGGTCCCGAATACGCCGGTGCCCTGGGCGTGCTCCAGCCCCTGGCCGATGGCCTCAAGCTGGTGTTCAAGGAGGACATCATCCCGGCCAGGGCCGACTCCGTGCTCTTCAGCCTCGGCCCGGTACTGGTGGTGGTTCCGGTGATCCTGTCCTGGCTCGTGGTGCCGTTCGGCCAGAACCTGCTGATCAGCAACGTGGGGGTGGGCATCTTCCTCTGGATCGCCCTGAGCAGCATCCAGCCGATCGGCCTACTGATGAGCGGCTACTCCAGCAACAACAAGTACTCCCTGCTCGGGGGCCTGCGGGCGGCGGCCCAGTCGATCAGCTACGAGATCCCCCTGGCCCTGGCGGTGCTGGCCGTGGTGATGATGAGCAACTCCCTCAGCACCGTCGACATCGTTGCCCAGCAGACCGGAGCCGGCATCCTGAGCTGGAACATCTGGCGCCAGCCTGTCGGCTTCGTGATCTTCTGGATCTGCGCCCTGGCGGAGTGCGAGCGCCTTCCCTTCGACCTGCCGGAGGCCGAGGAGGAACTGGTGGCCGGCTACCAGACGGAGTACTCCGGTATGAAGTTCGCCCTGTTCTATCTGGGCAGCTACATCAACCTGGTGCTGTCGGCCCTGCTGGTGTCCGTGCTCTACCTGGGCGGCTGGAGCTTCCCTGTTCCCGTCGAGTGGATCACCGGCTGGCTCGGGGTCTCCCCCGATGCCCCCCTGGTCCAGGTGATCACCGGTTCGATCGGCATCGTCAGCACAATCCTGAAGGCCTACCTGCTGGTGTTCTTCGCGATCCTGCTGCGCTGGACCACCCCACGGGTGCGGATCGACCAGCTGCTCGATCTGGGCTGGAAATTCCTGCTTCCGATCGCCCTGGTCAACCTCCTGGTCACCGCCGGCCTCAAGCTGGCCTTCCCCGTCGCCTTCGGCGGCTGA
- the ndhI gene encoding NAD(P)H-quinone oxidoreductase subunit I has product MFGFLKQVGDYTREAVSAAQTMTQGLAVTFDHLRRRPITVQYPYEKLIPSERYRGRIHYELDKCISCEVCVRVCPINLPVVDWVMNKSTKKKELRNYSIDFGVCIFCGNCVEYCPTNCLSMTEEYELAAFDRHSLNYDNVALGRLPTSVTSDPAVFALRELAYLPKGALDPHGVPASEPRAGQLPSQLLESLQKEPAPSGAAPSDSTGES; this is encoded by the coding sequence ATGTTCGGGTTTCTCAAACAAGTCGGTGACTACACCCGGGAGGCGGTGAGCGCGGCCCAGACCATGACCCAGGGTCTGGCGGTCACCTTCGACCACCTGCGCCGGCGCCCGATCACGGTGCAGTACCCCTACGAGAAGCTGATCCCCTCAGAGCGTTACCGGGGCCGGATCCACTACGAACTCGACAAGTGCATCTCCTGCGAGGTGTGTGTGCGGGTCTGCCCCATCAACCTGCCGGTGGTGGATTGGGTGATGAACAAGTCCACCAAGAAGAAGGAGCTGCGCAACTACTCGATCGATTTCGGCGTGTGCATCTTCTGCGGCAACTGCGTGGAGTACTGCCCCACCAACTGCCTCTCCATGACCGAGGAGTACGAGTTGGCGGCCTTTGACCGCCACAGCCTCAACTACGACAACGTCGCCCTTGGCCGCCTGCCCACCAGCGTCACCTCCGATCCGGCGGTGTTTGCCCTGCGGGAGCTGGCCTACCTTCCCAAGGGCGCCCTGGACCCCCATGGTGTGCCCGCCAGCGAGCCCCGTGCAGGCCAGCTGCCTTCCCAGTTGCTGGAATCCCTCCAGAAGGAGCCAGCCCCCAGCGGCGCCGCCCCTTCCGACAGCACCGGAGAGTCCTGA
- a CDS encoding NADH-quinone oxidoreductase subunit J: protein MSIASTTQQICFLVLSATTVVGSLGVVLLPNIVYSAFLLGGVFLSVAGLYLLLNASFVAAAQILVYVGAVNVLILFAIMLVNKQETLAAIPGLLVRRLLSGAVCAGLFALLLRVAFTTNWALPGPTPVGEEATIRIGEHLFTDYLLPFELASVLLLMAMIGAIVLARRDVFSTDVITGEPADQGLIEKDRTPLLIEKSAPAPTLLSKP, encoded by the coding sequence ATGTCGATCGCCTCCACCACCCAGCAGATCTGCTTCCTCGTGCTTTCGGCCACCACCGTGGTCGGCTCCCTCGGCGTGGTCCTGCTGCCCAACATCGTCTATTCCGCCTTCCTGCTTGGGGGTGTGTTCCTTTCGGTAGCCGGGCTGTATCTGCTGCTCAACGCCAGCTTCGTCGCCGCGGCGCAGATCCTCGTCTATGTGGGCGCAGTCAATGTCCTGATCCTGTTCGCGATCATGCTCGTGAACAAGCAGGAAACCCTCGCCGCGATCCCTGGGCTGCTGGTGCGTCGGCTTCTGTCGGGGGCCGTCTGCGCCGGCCTCTTCGCCCTGCTGCTGCGGGTGGCCTTCACCACCAACTGGGCCCTGCCGGGTCCGACGCCCGTCGGCGAAGAGGCCACCATCCGCATCGGCGAGCACCTGTTCACCGATTACCTGCTGCCGTTTGAGCTGGCCTCGGTTCTCCTGCTGATGGCGATGATCGGGGCGATCGTGCTGGCTCGCCGCGACGTCTTCAGCACCGATGTGATCACCGGTGAGCCGGCCGATCAGGGGCTGATCGAAAAGGACCGCACGCCCCTGCTGATCGAGAAATCCGCCCCCGCTCCCACCCTCCTTTCCAAGCCATGA
- the nuoK gene encoding NADH-quinone oxidoreductase subunit NuoK — MSTDLASPIPLEAFLSVAAMLFCVGVWGLINSRNAVRVLMSIELMLNAVNINLMAFSNYLDGQLIRGQVFAIFVITVAAAEAAVGLAILLSLYRNRETVDMERFNLLRW; from the coding sequence ATGAGCACCGACCTCGCCTCTCCGATCCCTCTGGAGGCCTTTCTTTCCGTCGCGGCCATGTTGTTCTGCGTCGGCGTCTGGGGGCTGATCAACAGCCGCAACGCCGTGCGGGTGCTGATGAGCATCGAGTTGATGCTGAACGCCGTCAACATCAACCTGATGGCTTTCTCCAACTACCTCGATGGCCAGCTGATCCGCGGCCAGGTGTTCGCCATCTTCGTGATCACCGTCGCCGCAGCTGAAGCGGCCGTTGGTCTGGCCATCCTGCTGTCGCTCTATCGCAACCGGGAAACAGTGGATATGGAGCGCTTCAACCTGCTGCGCTGGTAG
- a CDS encoding NAD(+) kinase yields the protein MQLERVWLILRKGSQAAQRQARRCAQDLRSQGVIVTTAVSGLGLNPFPGLLATESDLPDLAIVLGGDGTVLAAARHLASFAVPVLSFNVGGHLGFLTHERRLLRLRGEANGEAGSHDPDDTLWQRLRDDRFAIEKRMMLEARIDRGDGVPLEGDVPADGDLNGVGDGPHGALNDFYFRPYLDELSPTCMLELEIDGEVVDQYRGDGLIIATPTGSTGYAMAAGGPILHPGIEAIVVTPICPMSLSSRAVVVPPGSRLSVWPLGEASRRVKLWKDGAHATVLEPGDRCVLQRGRHPVLMLQLEQSPSYYSTLTHKLHWAGSLTAGEPSRN from the coding sequence ATGCAGCTTGAGCGGGTCTGGCTGATCCTTCGCAAGGGCAGCCAGGCGGCCCAGCGCCAGGCCCGTCGCTGTGCCCAGGACCTTCGCTCCCAGGGTGTCATCGTCACCACCGCCGTCAGCGGCCTGGGATTGAATCCCTTCCCTGGCCTGCTGGCCACCGAGAGCGACCTTCCCGACCTGGCCATTGTGCTCGGTGGCGACGGCACGGTCCTGGCGGCGGCTCGCCACCTGGCCAGCTTTGCTGTGCCGGTGCTCAGCTTCAACGTCGGCGGCCACCTGGGCTTCCTCACCCATGAACGGCGCCTGCTGCGGTTGCGGGGCGAGGCCAACGGGGAAGCCGGCAGCCACGACCCTGACGACACCCTCTGGCAACGCCTGCGGGACGACCGCTTCGCGATCGAGAAGCGCATGATGCTGGAAGCCCGGATCGATCGGGGGGACGGTGTGCCCCTGGAGGGAGACGTCCCCGCTGACGGCGATCTGAACGGGGTCGGCGATGGACCCCATGGCGCCCTCAACGACTTCTACTTCCGCCCGTACCTCGATGAGCTCTCTCCCACCTGCATGTTGGAGCTGGAGATCGACGGGGAGGTGGTGGACCAGTACCGGGGCGACGGCCTGATCATCGCCACCCCCACCGGCTCCACCGGCTACGCGATGGCCGCCGGTGGACCGATCCTGCATCCGGGCATCGAAGCGATCGTGGTCACGCCGATCTGCCCGATGAGCCTCTCCAGCCGGGCGGTGGTGGTTCCTCCCGGCTCGCGGCTGTCGGTCTGGCCCCTGGGGGAGGCCAGCCGTCGGGTCAAGCTCTGGAAGGACGGAGCCCATGCCACCGTGCTCGAACCGGGCGATCGCTGCGTCCTGCAGCGGGGGCGCCACCCTGTGCTGATGCTCCAGTTGGAGCAGAGCCCCTCGTACTACAGCACCCTCACCCACAAGCTCCACTGGGCCGGCAGCCTCACCGCTGGTGAACCGTCCCGCAACTGA
- a CDS encoding CYTH domain-containing protein has product MALEIERRFLVSGDQWRSHAHRARAIRQGYLSTGNGELTLRVRLARAPDGAMEAFLTLKLPAVEAVAASASAAQALTRQEYEYPIPAIDAEALLEQSVHQVSKTRYGLDLPGGDWVLDVFEADNAPLVVAEVELERADQAVAVPGWCSREITGRRDLSNAALAHHPLVAWPAAERESLLLPRSG; this is encoded by the coding sequence ATGGCCCTGGAAATCGAGCGTCGCTTCCTCGTCAGTGGCGACCAATGGCGCTCCCATGCCCACCGGGCCAGGGCCATCCGCCAGGGTTATCTCTCAACCGGTAACGGGGAGCTCACCCTGCGGGTGCGGCTGGCCCGGGCCCCTGATGGTGCCATGGAGGCGTTTCTCACCCTCAAGCTGCCGGCCGTCGAAGCGGTGGCGGCGTCAGCCTCCGCCGCTCAGGCCCTGACACGGCAGGAGTACGAGTACCCGATCCCGGCCATCGATGCTGAGGCCCTGTTGGAGCAATCCGTCCATCAGGTGAGCAAGACGCGGTACGGCCTGGATCTGCCCGGTGGCGACTGGGTGCTGGATGTGTTCGAGGCCGACAATGCCCCCCTGGTGGTGGCGGAGGTGGAACTGGAGCGGGCCGATCAGGCGGTGGCCGTTCCCGGCTGGTGCTCCAGGGAGATCACTGGGCGCCGCGACCTCAGCAATGCGGCCCTGGCACACCATCCGCTGGTGGCGTGGCCGGCGGCCGAACGGGAGTCTCTCCTGCTGCCCCGGAGCGGCTGA
- a CDS encoding LuxR C-terminal-related transcriptional regulator: MVHVRSELSERELEIIELVATGLTNLEIAGQLTISKRTVDNHVSNIFTKTGAKNRVALLNWAMDHGKICRDGFNCCALPHVDPSRPS; this comes from the coding sequence ATGGTTCATGTACGCAGCGAGTTATCGGAGAGGGAACTCGAGATCATCGAGCTGGTGGCCACGGGCCTCACCAACCTGGAGATCGCTGGCCAGCTGACCATCAGCAAGCGCACCGTCGACAACCACGTCAGCAACATCTTCACCAAGACCGGCGCCAAGAACCGGGTGGCCCTGCTGAACTGGGCCATGGACCACGGCAAGATCTGCCGCGACGGCTTCAACTGCTGCGCCCTGCCCCATGTCGATCCTTCCAGGCCCAGCTGA
- a CDS encoding methylenetetrahydrofolate reductase, with protein MMPLSWRWPLQLREALTDGRFAVTAEVTPPRGGDAGRTLEAAAALRGLVQAVNVTDGSRAVMRMSSLAMCRLLLEAGIEPVLQMTCRDRNRIALQADLLGAHALGIRNLLCLTGDPVRAGDQPGVRAVNELEAVRLLQLVRALNAGQDPVKGELPDGATALFPGAAADPQSPSWSGLCSRVRRKQEAGARFLQTQMVMDTACLRRFVEEITAPLGLPVLAGVFLLKSARNAQFINRVVPGARIPQSLIDRLAGAADPAAEGVMIAAEQVASYRSIAQGVHLMAIKAEHRIPQILRLAGLGGSAGGEVGAEQLGHGLLLR; from the coding sequence ATGATGCCCCTGTCATGGAGATGGCCGTTGCAGCTTCGAGAGGCCCTGACGGACGGCCGCTTCGCCGTCACGGCGGAAGTGACTCCGCCCCGAGGCGGTGACGCCGGTCGCACCCTTGAGGCCGCGGCGGCGCTGCGGGGCCTGGTGCAGGCGGTCAATGTCACCGACGGTAGCCGGGCGGTGATGCGGATGAGCAGCCTGGCGATGTGCCGCCTGCTGCTGGAGGCCGGCATTGAGCCCGTGCTGCAGATGACCTGCCGCGACCGCAATCGCATCGCCCTCCAGGCCGACCTGCTCGGCGCCCACGCCCTCGGCATCCGCAACCTGCTCTGCCTCACCGGTGACCCGGTGCGGGCCGGGGATCAGCCTGGGGTCCGGGCGGTGAATGAACTGGAAGCGGTGCGGCTGCTGCAGCTCGTGCGGGCCCTCAATGCCGGCCAGGATCCGGTGAAGGGGGAGTTGCCGGATGGGGCCACGGCGCTCTTCCCCGGCGCCGCCGCCGATCCCCAGTCCCCCAGCTGGAGCGGACTGTGCTCCAGGGTCCGGCGCAAACAGGAGGCCGGAGCCCGCTTCCTCCAGACCCAGATGGTGATGGACACCGCCTGCCTGCGCCGTTTTGTGGAGGAGATCACCGCCCCACTCGGGCTGCCGGTGCTGGCCGGGGTGTTTCTGCTCAAGTCGGCCCGCAACGCCCAGTTCATCAACCGTGTGGTGCCCGGGGCCCGTATCCCCCAGTCCCTGATCGATCGCCTTGCCGGCGCTGCAGACCCGGCGGCGGAAGGTGTGATGATCGCCGCGGAACAGGTGGCGTCCTACCGCTCCATTGCCCAGGGGGTGCACCTGATGGCCATCAAGGCCGAGCACCGCATCCCCCAGATCCTTCGATTGGCGGGCCTAGGGGGCTCCGCTGGCGGCGAGGTCGGTGCCGAGCAGCTCGGCCATGGCCTTCTGCTGCGGTGA